One region of Pseudomonadota bacterium genomic DNA includes:
- a CDS encoding 2-dehydropantoate 2-reductase, whose product MVLNNKNEIKNICICGVGGVGGYFGGKIALRLSRIRNTTKRAFFIARGTHLDEIRKNGLILNTSEERGIICRPHLATDSIDEIPAPDLCLICVKSYDLDGVIKALARKIKDETIIIPLLNGVDIYERIRGILNKGIILPACVYVGTHIEKPGVVTQKVW is encoded by the coding sequence ATGGTTCTGAATAACAAAAATGAAATTAAAAACATATGTATTTGCGGTGTTGGCGGTGTCGGGGGATATTTCGGCGGGAAGATTGCGCTTAGGTTATCCCGGATAAGAAATACAACGAAAAGGGCATTTTTTATTGCAAGGGGGACACATTTAGATGAAATAAGGAAGAATGGTCTGATATTAAATACATCGGAAGAGAGGGGTATCATATGCAGGCCTCATCTTGCCACTGACAGTATAGATGAAATACCTGCCCCGGACTTATGCTTAATTTGTGTAAAAAGTTATGATTTGGATGGTGTCATCAAGGCATTGGCGAGAAAGATTAAAGACGAAACGATTATTATCCCCCTGTTAAATGGTGTTGATATTTATGAACGGATTAGAGGCATTTTAAACAAAGGGATTATCCTGCCTGCATGTGTGTATGTGGGTACCCATATAGAAAAACCAGGCGTGGTTACACAGAAAGTGTGGTGA
- the queD gene encoding 6-carboxytetrahydropterin synthase QueD, with product MFTLCVKDSFSAAHRLENYGGKCEELHGHNFLVEVFFEGERLDECGMLVDFKVLKGYLKNVLDKLDHKYINEIPFFHERASSSEFIAMYIFHELKMLIKEGMISLKEVRVWESENVYAAYGD from the coding sequence ATGTTCACCTTATGCGTGAAAGACTCATTTTCTGCAGCCCATAGACTTGAAAATTATGGTGGGAAATGTGAGGAACTCCATGGCCATAACTTTCTGGTTGAGGTGTTTTTTGAAGGGGAAAGGCTGGATGAGTGCGGTATGCTTGTTGATTTTAAAGTCCTGAAGGGTTATCTCAAGAACGTTTTGGATAAGCTTGACCACAAATATATAAACGAAATCCCTTTCTTTCATGAAAGGGCAAGCTCTTCTGAGTTTATAGCCATGTATATATTCCATGAATTGAAAATGCTTATAAAGGAGGGTATGATTTCTCTGAAGGAAGTAAGGGTTTGGGAATCAGAGAATGTATATGCAGCGTATGGGGATTAA
- a CDS encoding coproporphyrinogen III oxidase family protein: protein MLIERLITYFARKKNASYLQFSPSLSLSIPRKKDDIPTLLYVHVPFCEELCPYCSFNRVTFEEELARAYFDALRKEILMYKELGYDFKALYVGGGTPTILIDELAQTMRLIKETYHLREISIETNPNHLTVENIEILKDMGVNRLSVGVQSFDDGLLKAIERYHKYGSGEEIAERLHFTQGTFDTLNVDMIFNFPMQTMEILEKDLSILINLKVDQVTYYPLMVSTSTRNIMAKRIGKVDYERGRAFYERIVEMLASDYRVSTAWCFSRNDAMIDEYVVNFEEYAGLGSGSIGYLGGSVYANTFDVRDYIRRVNEGSLPVTAKKDCSIKERLRYDFLMKLFGLSFDIGRLKARHGVNIYHYLWPEILFFSLIGGLERHDNLLSLTERGQYYWVIMMREFFIGVNNFRDYCRAGIERQS from the coding sequence ATGCTGATTGAACGATTAATAACTTACTTTGCACGTAAGAAGAATGCCAGTTATCTGCAGTTCTCTCCTTCCCTCTCCCTGTCCATTCCTCGCAAGAAGGATGATATACCAACACTTCTCTACGTGCATGTGCCTTTCTGCGAGGAGCTCTGCCCCTATTGTTCATTCAACAGGGTAACATTCGAGGAGGAGCTCGCACGGGCATACTTTGACGCCCTGCGCAAAGAGATTTTAATGTATAAGGAGTTGGGATATGATTTTAAGGCCCTTTATGTGGGCGGAGGAACCCCGACTATCCTGATTGATGAGCTTGCACAGACTATGCGATTGATCAAAGAAACCTACCATTTGAGGGAGATTTCTATTGAGACGAACCCCAATCACCTAACCGTTGAGAACATTGAGATATTAAAGGACATGGGGGTGAATAGACTCTCTGTGGGTGTCCAGAGCTTTGATGACGGACTTTTAAAGGCAATCGAGCGTTACCACAAGTACGGGAGCGGTGAGGAGATTGCAGAAAGGCTGCATTTTACGCAGGGTACATTCGATACCTTGAACGTTGATATGATTTTTAATTTTCCCATGCAGACAATGGAAATCCTCGAAAAGGATTTATCTATCCTTATCAATCTTAAGGTTGACCAGGTTACCTACTATCCTCTGATGGTCTCGACCTCAACCCGGAATATAATGGCTAAAAGAATAGGAAAGGTGGATTATGAGAGGGGCAGGGCATTCTATGAAAGAATAGTGGAGATGCTCGCCTCCGATTACAGGGTATCAACGGCATGGTGTTTTTCCAGAAATGATGCCATGATAGATGAGTATGTGGTGAATTTTGAGGAATATGCGGGCCTTGGAAGCGGCTCCATCGGTTACCTTGGCGGTAGTGTCTATGCGAATACATTTGATGTAAGGGATTATATCAGAAGGGTAAACGAAGGGTCACTTCCGGTTACAGCAAAAAAGGACTGCTCGATAAAAGAACGATTGCGATACGATTTTTTAATGAAGCTTTTCGGTTTGAGCTTTGATATAGGCAGGCTCAAGGCCAGGCACGGTGTGAATATATACCATTATCTATGGCCGGAAATCCTTTTTTTCAGCCTTATCGGTGGATTAGAAAGACATGACAATCTCCTTTCGCTTACTGAAAGGGGTCAGTATTACTGGGTAATCATGATGCGTGAGTTCTTTATCGGAGTGAACAATTTCAGGGACTACTGCCGGGCCGGGATAGAAAGACAGTCTTAA
- the folE2 gene encoding GTP cyclohydrolase FolE2 produces MIDVQNMSDYRMIEIDKVGVKNVKYPIVVLDKVNGFQHTIATIDMYVNLPHNYKGTHMSRFVEILHSNKSMINMKNFPNILREMKDKLNAESAHLGVRFPYFIRKEAPVTKTQSFLEYQCGFLGFMDSSGEMKGFIVSVSVPINTLCPCSKEISEYGAHNQRGIVRVDVRCKKFFWIEDLINVVEGCASSDIYSILKREDEKYVTERAFKNPKFVEDVVRGVAEMLYKDTNITWFVIEAENFESIHNHSAYAYLERKNEGGSI; encoded by the coding sequence ATGATAGATGTACAAAACATGAGTGACTATAGAATGATAGAGATTGATAAGGTGGGTGTGAAGAACGTGAAGTACCCGATTGTGGTTTTAGATAAGGTGAATGGATTTCAGCATACCATTGCCACTATAGATATGTATGTCAATCTCCCCCATAACTATAAAGGCACACATATGAGCAGGTTTGTTGAGATATTGCACAGCAATAAAAGTATGATAAATATGAAAAACTTCCCGAACATCTTGAGAGAGATGAAGGACAAGCTGAACGCAGAATCAGCCCATTTAGGTGTGAGATTTCCTTATTTTATAAGAAAAGAGGCCCCGGTAACAAAGACCCAAAGCTTTCTGGAATATCAATGTGGTTTCCTGGGTTTTATGGATAGCTCTGGCGAGATGAAAGGGTTCATAGTCTCTGTATCCGTCCCCATTAATACACTCTGTCCTTGCTCTAAAGAGATAAGCGAGTATGGGGCCCACAATCAGAGGGGCATAGTGAGGGTGGACGTAAGGTGCAAGAAATTTTTCTGGATAGAGGACCTTATAAATGTTGTGGAAGGTTGTGCGAGTAGTGATATATACTCAATACTTAAGAGGGAAGATGAGAAATATGTGACTGAAAGGGCCTTTAAAAATCCAAAATTTGTGGAAGATGTGGTAAGGGGCGTTGCAGAAATGTTATATAAGGATACAAATATCACGTGGTTTGTAATCGAGGCAGAAAATTTTGAGAGCATCCATAACCATAGTGCATATGCGTATCTTGAAAGAAAAAATGAAGGAGGGAGCATATGA
- a CDS encoding DUF2281 domain-containing protein: MNNKELLLKEIELVPDQLLGELLDFVHFLKAKTVKEQVNTYIASETSLRKDWLKPEEDKPWQNL; the protein is encoded by the coding sequence ATGAACAATAAGGAATTACTTCTCAAAGAAATTGAGTTAGTCCCTGACCAGCTTCTTGGAGAGTTATTGGATTTTGTGCATTTTTTGAAAGCAAAGACCGTTAAGGAACAAGTAAATACATACATCGCCAGTGAGACCTCTCTCAGAAAAGATTGGTTGAAGCCAGAGGAAGATAAGCCGTGGCAAAATTTATAA
- a CDS encoding DUF2007 domain-containing protein, whose translation MDPNRWVKIHTIENIFEMDMLKDALEREGIDYSVKEYKDTAYDGLFILQKGYAALFVKEKDKETALTIVKNVKSLPYVAFSKD comes from the coding sequence ATGGACCCAAATAGATGGGTAAAAATTCATACAATTGAGAACATCTTTGAGATGGATATGCTCAAGGATGCTCTCGAAAGAGAAGGTATAGATTATAGTGTAAAGGAATATAAAGATACTGCCTATGATGGTCTTTTTATCTTACAGAAAGGCTATGCTGCACTCTTTGTAAAAGAAAAGGATAAAGAGACAGCACTGACAATTGTGAAAAATGTAAAATCCCTTCCTTATGTGGCATTTTCAAAGGATTGA
- a CDS encoding PA2779 family protein, protein MKKYLAWYLVFAMFIIGIVPRVEASFTPSQAMTLAPVDRAAELQRIQTVLETKLIQQRLQDLGYTGEEIRARLSNLSDQQLHSIAQKLDDLRVGKDGLGIVIALLVIVILVVILVQLSTGHKITVTP, encoded by the coding sequence TTGAAAAAATATCTCGCATGGTATTTAGTCTTTGCAATGTTCATTATAGGCATTGTACCCCGTGTGGAAGCATCATTTACACCTTCTCAGGCGATGACACTGGCACCGGTCGACAGGGCAGCTGAATTGCAGAGGATTCAGACAGTATTGGAAACTAAACTTATACAGCAGAGGCTCCAGGATCTTGGTTACACCGGCGAGGAAATCAGGGCAAGGCTTTCCAACTTAAGCGATCAACAACTCCACAGTATCGCACAGAAACTGGATGATCTGAGGGTAGGCAAGGACGGACTCGGGATAGTTATTGCCCTTCTGGTCATAGTAATCCTTGTTGTTATACTGGTACAGCTCTCTACGGGCCACAAGATAACAGTTACACCATAG
- a CDS encoding tetratricopeptide repeat protein, producing MEKNRILDAFYNTICLTIITILLSSCSLPRIILFHDPLTPEEHINLGVSYENKGELDAALKEYETASKKSQIAYLYMGNIYFQKNDFENAEKYYRKAIKKTDDPRAYNNLAWLYYTMDTKLQEAEKLARKAVELSPDSTDFKDTLDRIIEKGGHAR from the coding sequence ATGGAAAAAAACAGGATTCTGGACGCTTTTTATAACACCATATGCCTGACAATAATAACTATACTTTTATCCTCGTGTAGCCTTCCAAGAATAATCCTATTCCATGACCCGCTGACACCGGAGGAACATATAAACCTCGGTGTGAGCTATGAAAATAAGGGCGAACTTGATGCAGCCTTAAAAGAGTATGAAACAGCCTCAAAGAAATCGCAGATTGCCTACCTTTATATGGGCAATATTTACTTTCAAAAGAACGATTTTGAGAATGCTGAAAAATATTACAGAAAGGCAATAAAAAAGACAGATGACCCCCGGGCGTACAATAACCTTGCCTGGCTTTACTATACAATGGATACAAAACTACAGGAGGCCGAGAAACTTGCACGGAAGGCTGTTGAATTGTCCCCTGATTCTACTGATTTTAAGGATACGTTGGACAGGATTATAGAAAAGGGAGGTCATGCCCGTTGA
- the rplC gene encoding 50S ribosomal protein L3, with product MGIGLLGKKLGMTQIFDEHGNIMPVTVVKAGPNLVVQKKTVEKEGYNALQVGFNEVKKVKLINKPLAGHFNKAKVAPMVFLREFRVTAEDAEANDTGTEITVEMFAPGEFVDVIGTSKGKGFAGVIKRHGFKGAPASRGSHEFFRHGGSIGANTFPGRTMKGKKMPGHMGARRVTVQNLKVIDVRGDTNILIIEGAIPGPTNGYVIIKKAAKKK from the coding sequence ATGGGAATTGGACTTCTCGGAAAAAAACTCGGCATGACCCAGATATTTGATGAGCATGGGAATATAATGCCTGTGACTGTGGTGAAGGCAGGACCTAATTTAGTCGTTCAAAAGAAGACTGTGGAAAAAGAAGGGTATAATGCCCTTCAGGTTGGTTTTAATGAGGTAAAAAAGGTAAAGCTCATAAATAAGCCGCTTGCAGGTCACTTTAATAAGGCAAAGGTTGCCCCGATGGTTTTTCTCAGGGAATTCAGGGTCACCGCGGAAGACGCAGAAGCGAATGATACGGGGACTGAGATTACAGTGGAAATGTTCGCACCGGGTGAGTTTGTAGATGTGATAGGGACATCCAAGGGAAAGGGCTTTGCTGGTGTTATAAAAAGGCATGGTTTTAAGGGGGCCCCTGCTTCCCGTGGTTCACACGAGTTTTTCAGGCATGGCGGATCAATCGGTGCAAACACCTTCCCTGGAAGAACAATGAAGGGGAAGAAAATGCCAGGTCATATGGGGGCAAGAAGGGTTACGGTCCAGAACCTTAAGGTTATAGATGTGAGAGGGGATACAAATATCCTTATAATAGAGGGAGCAATTCCAGGCCCAACAAATGGGTATGTAATAATAAAAAAGGCAGCCAAGAAAAAATAG
- the yqeC gene encoding selenium cofactor biosynthesis protein YqeC, giving the protein MWHFQRIDPLRSLLNTKYITFVGSGGKTTFMEYIAKEATGRGKSVAITTTTKIYAREPYVLLEEDVFKEGLRERFIRVGRTLEEGKLTGVTFSDIDKLGRIYDMVLIEADGAKGKPLKFPAHYEPVIPPLSEKTFVLCGLDGLSGRVDEKVFRWEPFSEATKIRGDAIITPDVFLRFFSEDILLKGIDREKCTIVFNKYDVSGIGKKTVMEMAKDVILRVGPITVIVSSLLFKCFYLVKETDGNP; this is encoded by the coding sequence ATGTGGCATTTTCAAAGGATTGACCCCTTAAGATCCCTTTTAAATACAAAATATATAACCTTTGTAGGCTCCGGTGGTAAAACAACCTTTATGGAATATATTGCAAAAGAGGCAACAGGAAGGGGCAAATCTGTCGCAATAACAACAACTACTAAAATATATGCAAGAGAGCCTTATGTGCTTTTGGAGGAGGATGTTTTTAAAGAGGGATTGAGAGAACGGTTCATAAGGGTTGGCAGAACCCTTGAGGAGGGAAAGCTTACCGGTGTGACATTTAGTGATATTGATAAGCTGGGCAGGATATATGATATGGTTCTCATCGAGGCGGATGGTGCGAAGGGCAAACCGCTCAAATTTCCTGCTCATTATGAACCTGTTATACCGCCCTTATCGGAAAAAACCTTTGTCTTATGCGGGCTTGACGGTCTATCAGGGAGGGTTGATGAAAAGGTTTTTAGATGGGAACCTTTTAGTGAGGCGACAAAAATAAGAGGCGATGCGATAATTACACCTGATGTGTTCTTGAGATTTTTTTCAGAGGATATCCTTTTAAAAGGTATTGACAGGGAGAAATGTACAATCGTTTTTAATAAATATGATGTATCGGGGATAGGAAAGAAGACAGTAATGGAAATGGCAAAGGATGTTATCCTGAGGGTGGGTCCGATAACCGTTATTGTTTCAAGCCTGCTTTTTAAGTGTTTTTATCTGGTTAAAGAAACTGATGGTAACCCATAG
- a CDS encoding C39 family peptidase, with protein sequence MLRTIFIVLFFLIAGCATIRVTPPTDALLLNNIPFFKQDDFQCGPSALATVLNYWYKRGETGKNLAPQDIISEIYSSSARGVLGIDLELYAKRLGFRTLQYSGSIEDIRSNIDKGIPLIILVDYGISVYQQNHFIVTTGYTKDGIIVNSGRKENKLILDEELQKIWKKTGFWTLFITPYA encoded by the coding sequence GTGCTCCGAACCATTTTTATAGTTCTATTTTTTCTCATAGCCGGTTGTGCGACAATCAGGGTAACGCCCCCCACTGATGCCCTGTTACTTAACAATATCCCCTTTTTTAAACAGGATGATTTTCAATGCGGGCCTTCAGCGCTTGCAACCGTTCTCAACTATTGGTACAAGAGGGGAGAGACCGGTAAAAATCTGGCGCCTCAGGATATTATTTCGGAGATCTACAGTTCTTCGGCAAGGGGGGTGCTTGGAATAGACCTTGAGTTATATGCAAAAAGGCTGGGTTTTCGTACCTTGCAGTATTCAGGCAGTATTGAGGACATAAGAAGCAATATTGATAAGGGCATACCTTTGATAATTCTTGTAGATTATGGTATCTCTGTCTACCAGCAAAATCACTTTATTGTTACTACGGGTTATACAAAAGATGGTATTATTGTGAATTCAGGACGGAAAGAGAATAAACTTATTTTAGATGAGGAACTACAAAAAATATGGAAAAAAACAGGATTCTGGACGCTTTTTATAACACCATATGCCTGA